In one window of Gemmatimonadota bacterium DNA:
- the rph gene encoding ribonuclease PH, with translation MARPDGRQSDQLRPLVLERRVNPYAEGSCLIRMGGTLVHCTATVEQGAPGWKKGSGEGWVTAEYAMLPRATAERTDRERRGPGGRTQEIQRLIGRSLRAAMKTMAFGEWTIKVDCDVLQADGGTRTASITGGCVALADACAWLAQRAGIENPFGEPVAAISVGIVEGEPRLDLAYLEDRDAGVDANIVMVRPDRFVEVQGTGEHGTFARAELDRLLELAQGGITQLFTAQAQALAG, from the coding sequence GTGGCTCGACCTGATGGCCGCCAGTCCGACCAGTTGCGCCCGCTGGTGCTGGAGCGCCGGGTGAATCCCTACGCGGAAGGCTCCTGCCTCATCCGCATGGGGGGCACCCTGGTGCACTGCACCGCCACGGTGGAACAGGGGGCCCCGGGCTGGAAGAAGGGGAGCGGGGAGGGGTGGGTCACGGCCGAGTACGCCATGCTGCCGCGCGCCACCGCCGAACGGACCGACCGCGAGCGGCGCGGCCCGGGCGGCCGCACCCAGGAGATCCAGCGCCTGATCGGGCGCTCGCTCCGGGCCGCCATGAAGACCATGGCCTTCGGCGAGTGGACCATCAAGGTGGACTGCGACGTGCTCCAGGCCGATGGCGGCACCCGGACCGCGAGCATCACCGGCGGGTGCGTGGCGCTCGCCGATGCCTGCGCCTGGCTCGCGCAGCGCGCCGGGATCGAGAACCCCTTCGGGGAACCCGTCGCCGCCATTTCGGTGGGCATCGTCGAGGGCGAGCCGCGGCTGGACCTGGCCTACCTCGAGGATCGTGATGCCGGCGTCGACGCCAACATCGTGATGGTGCGGCCCGACCGGTTCGTGGAGGTGCAGGGGACCGGCGAGCACGGCACCTTTGCCCGCGCGGAACTCGACCGGCTCCTCGAGCTTGCGCAGGGCGGCATCACCCAGCTCTTCACCGCGCAGGCGCAGGCGCTGGCCGGGTGA
- a CDS encoding adenylyltransferase/cytidyltransferase family protein, with amino-acid sequence MTVDTSTKIRDRRAAAAWREGQPGIVAFTNGVFDLLHPGHVALLEAARAEGDALVVGVNSDHSVRLLGKGPERPIVPALARARVLAAIAAVDCVVVFDEATPLELIRVLEPDVLVKGGDYTLANTVGADIVSARGGRVKHVTLQDGFSTTAIVERLRGST; translated from the coding sequence CTGACCGTGGACACCAGCACCAAGATCCGGGACCGGCGCGCCGCCGCCGCCTGGCGCGAAGGCCAGCCGGGCATCGTGGCCTTCACCAACGGGGTCTTTGACCTGCTGCACCCCGGGCACGTGGCCCTGCTCGAGGCCGCCCGCGCCGAGGGCGATGCGCTGGTGGTCGGCGTGAACAGCGACCACTCGGTGCGCCTGCTCGGCAAGGGCCCGGAGCGGCCGATCGTGCCGGCCCTGGCCCGCGCCCGGGTGCTGGCCGCCATCGCGGCGGTGGACTGCGTCGTGGTATTCGACGAGGCCACGCCGCTGGAGCTGATCCGGGTGCTCGAGCCGGACGTCCTGGTGAAGGGCGGAGACTACACCCTGGCCAATACCGTGGGCGCCGACATCGTCTCGGCGCGCGGTGGTCGGGTGAAGCATGTGACCCTGCAGGATGGCTTTTCCACCACCGCGATCGTGGAGCGTCTTCGTGGCTCGACCTGA
- a CDS encoding cation:proton antiporter, producing the protein MLALLLIVPTPLWAAGSDGELPHLLLTVAAMLVAGKLLGEGAERLGLPSVLGELVAGVLLGASVLGVVPAPGESSAEMLRVLAELGVILLLFEVGLETDLREMSKVGGAALAVACVGVVVPFALGYFYWAWLPHPVTSDGGDLRTVAIFVGATLTATSVGITARVLGDLGRMDTPEARIILGAAVIDDIIGLVILSVVSGIAAGGTVSVAGVGTTFAVAIGFLVAAVMLGNLVIPRVADRLLRMRVRGMVVAVSIAFALALAALAAQVGSALIIGAFAAGLILRGTRHHQTVEHQVQPVAALLAPIFFVNVGAAADLRLLDPTRPGAGGILLVAGALTLIAIGGKLVAGWGAPWARFDRLTVGTGMVPRGEVGLIFADVGRKAGLLSDTTFSIVLLMVMATTFIAPVALKLIFARVRR; encoded by the coding sequence ATGCTTGCCCTCCTCCTGATCGTGCCGACACCCCTCTGGGCCGCGGGGTCGGACGGCGAACTGCCCCATCTGCTCCTGACCGTGGCCGCGATGCTGGTGGCCGGGAAGCTGCTCGGCGAAGGCGCCGAGCGGCTGGGGCTGCCCTCGGTGCTGGGCGAACTGGTGGCGGGTGTGCTGCTCGGGGCCAGCGTCCTCGGGGTCGTCCCGGCGCCGGGGGAATCGAGCGCGGAGATGCTCCGGGTCCTGGCCGAGCTGGGGGTGATCCTCCTCCTGTTCGAGGTGGGCCTCGAAACCGACCTCCGGGAAATGTCCAAGGTCGGTGGCGCGGCGCTCGCGGTGGCCTGCGTCGGGGTCGTGGTGCCCTTCGCGCTCGGCTACTTCTACTGGGCCTGGCTCCCGCACCCGGTCACCAGTGACGGTGGGGACCTCCGGACCGTCGCGATCTTCGTCGGGGCCACGCTCACGGCCACCTCGGTGGGCATCACCGCGCGGGTGCTGGGCGACCTGGGCCGGATGGACACCCCGGAAGCGCGGATCATCCTCGGCGCCGCGGTGATCGATGACATCATCGGCCTGGTGATCCTGAGCGTGGTGTCCGGGATCGCCGCCGGGGGGACCGTCTCGGTGGCCGGAGTCGGCACCACCTTCGCCGTGGCCATCGGGTTCCTGGTGGCCGCCGTGATGCTCGGTAACTTGGTGATTCCCCGAGTGGCCGACCGCCTCCTCCGCATGCGGGTCCGCGGGATGGTCGTCGCGGTCTCGATCGCCTTCGCGCTGGCCCTCGCCGCCCTCGCCGCGCAGGTGGGCTCGGCGCTGATCATCGGGGCGTTCGCCGCGGGCCTCATCCTCCGTGGCACCCGCCACCACCAGACGGTGGAGCACCAGGTGCAGCCGGTCGCCGCGCTCCTCGCCCCCATCTTCTTCGTGAACGTCGGGGCCGCCGCCGACCTCCGGCTGCTCGATCCCACCCGGCCCGGTGCGGGCGGGATCCTGCTGGTCGCCGGGGCACTCACGCTGATCGCCATCGGGGGCAAGCTGGTGGCCGGCTGGGGCGCCCCCTGGGCCCGGTTCGACCGCCTGACGGTGGGCACCGGGATGGTGCCCCGCGGCGAGGTGGGTCTGATCTTCGCGGACGTCGGCCGGAAGGCCGGGCTGCTCAGCGACACCACCTTCAGCATCGTGCTGCTCATGGTCATGGCCACCACGTTCATCGCGCCGGTGGCGCTGAAGCTCATCTTCGCGCGGGTGCGCCGCTGA
- a CDS encoding PD40 domain-containing protein, which yields MSWRRLLLLALLGLGARPAAAQFFLAGENKIQYRRLDWQVLAGARIDVYYYPDEAELAHVALADAERNYDELAVKFGHTVTARVPLIVYASHTDFEQTNVLPFTPPEGLLGVTDFLKRRVTLPFRGNLAEFRHTLRHEMVHVFQISLLYDRYVRSPRSATMAIPLWFTEGLAELWSGGEDARDEMIMRDIVLGGRLPRLQDLGSVTGGIVYPLGGRIHRWLADTYGDWRIASLYRELWHYETFEEAVAGTYGRTLAQLNEEWQVAMRRAYYPAVGGRLSLPAAGQLLASAAIKPAFSPNDSTDGDLVYASAGNGFVTLVQRPVDGGSATSLVTSGRSPAYENLHAFDSRVDASRPGLLLFSSRFQERDALMIFDRAERKLVGRYQFPALVSILSPAWTPDGTGVVFSGLSNAGVSDLYRLSLPDGTLEQLTNDRYQDIDPRVSPDGRRVVFASDRTALGLDDAVNLFLLDLETRAIRQVTSGAWVDETPTWLSDDRIVFSSGRDGVLNVFSVDTLGAGRRETSVWTGAFDAAPVGGRDAFLVSGFNDLGLGVYLLPADSGARAETFSLDPPAPHSAWSWPVGSEGRLARASSQPYRRKYTLDFAAGEFVYAPKIGTGQGATFLISDLLSDNLFYVNISTYQGREFRNLFDNTSLLGLYLNQTRRLNWGVGAFRFKGSQYVGDFSAAYTENAAGAFGLLRYPLSRYARIEAQGVLQHSNRVDFTLPVDQPRRKGWIASQYLTFVHSNALWTSTGPIDGHLVALTGGVASDFSNARFDGYTTVLDARQYLRLGRRAALAVRGFGFYSGGDRPERVNIGGTLGLRGYPNYGYIIGAKAWMVNSELRFPLLDFFTLGTPAGPARFPEIQGAFFGDVGRTWFFREEHRAVLGSYGVSFRWPIIPGLVLRLDWGRRWSDRGFQGYGLGPEQKRRSFVQFFFGYNY from the coding sequence GTGAGCTGGCGCCGGCTCCTGCTGCTGGCCCTGCTCGGCCTGGGCGCCCGGCCGGCGGCCGCGCAATTCTTCCTGGCGGGCGAGAACAAGATCCAGTACCGCCGGCTCGACTGGCAGGTTCTCGCGGGCGCCCGGATCGACGTGTACTACTACCCGGACGAGGCGGAGCTCGCCCACGTGGCGCTGGCCGATGCCGAGCGGAACTACGACGAGCTCGCCGTCAAGTTCGGGCACACGGTCACCGCCCGGGTGCCGCTGATCGTGTACGCCTCCCATACCGATTTCGAGCAGACCAACGTCCTCCCGTTCACCCCACCGGAAGGCCTCCTCGGCGTCACCGACTTCCTCAAGCGGCGGGTCACCCTGCCGTTCCGCGGGAACCTGGCCGAGTTCCGGCATACGCTGCGCCACGAGATGGTGCACGTCTTCCAGATCAGCCTCCTGTACGACCGGTACGTGCGCTCCCCGCGCAGCGCCACGATGGCCATCCCGCTCTGGTTCACGGAGGGCCTGGCCGAGCTGTGGTCCGGCGGGGAGGACGCGCGGGACGAGATGATCATGCGGGACATCGTCCTCGGCGGCCGGCTGCCGCGGCTGCAGGACCTCGGCTCCGTCACCGGCGGGATCGTCTACCCGCTGGGCGGGCGGATCCACCGGTGGCTGGCCGACACGTACGGGGACTGGCGGATCGCGTCGCTGTACCGGGAGCTGTGGCACTACGAGACGTTCGAGGAGGCGGTGGCGGGGACGTACGGCCGCACCCTGGCCCAGCTCAACGAGGAGTGGCAGGTGGCCATGCGGAGGGCGTACTACCCGGCAGTGGGCGGCCGGCTGTCGCTCCCGGCCGCCGGCCAGCTGCTGGCCTCGGCCGCGATCAAACCGGCGTTCTCGCCCAACGACTCCACCGACGGCGACCTGGTCTACGCCTCGGCCGGCAACGGCTTCGTGACCCTGGTGCAGCGCCCGGTCGATGGCGGGTCGGCCACCTCCCTGGTCACCTCGGGGCGGAGCCCCGCCTACGAGAACCTCCACGCCTTCGATTCGCGGGTGGACGCCTCGCGACCGGGCCTCCTGCTCTTCTCATCCCGCTTCCAGGAGCGGGACGCCCTCATGATCTTCGACCGGGCGGAACGGAAGCTGGTGGGCCGCTACCAGTTTCCCGCGCTGGTGTCGATCCTGTCGCCCGCGTGGACCCCGGACGGCACCGGCGTCGTCTTCAGCGGGTTGTCCAACGCCGGCGTGTCCGACCTCTACCGGCTTTCACTGCCGGACGGCACGCTGGAACAGCTCACGAACGATCGCTACCAGGACATCGATCCCCGCGTCAGCCCGGACGGGCGGCGGGTGGTCTTCGCCTCCGATCGCACCGCCCTGGGCCTGGACGATGCCGTCAATCTCTTCCTCCTCGATCTCGAGACCCGCGCCATCCGGCAGGTAACATCCGGCGCCTGGGTCGACGAGACCCCGACCTGGCTCTCCGACGACCGGATCGTGTTCAGCTCCGGGCGCGATGGGGTGCTCAACGTGTTCTCGGTCGACACGCTCGGCGCGGGACGGCGGGAGACCTCGGTGTGGACCGGGGCCTTCGACGCCGCGCCGGTGGGCGGGCGCGACGCCTTCCTCGTGTCCGGCTTCAATGATCTCGGGCTCGGGGTCTACCTCCTGCCGGCCGACTCCGGGGCCCGGGCGGAGACCTTCAGCCTGGATCCGCCGGCTCCGCATTCCGCCTGGAGCTGGCCCGTGGGGAGCGAGGGGCGACTGGCCCGCGCCAGCAGCCAGCCCTATCGCCGGAAGTACACCCTCGACTTCGCCGCCGGGGAGTTCGTCTACGCGCCCAAGATCGGGACGGGGCAAGGCGCCACGTTCCTGATCAGCGACCTCCTCAGCGACAACCTCTTCTACGTCAACATCAGCACCTACCAGGGCCGGGAGTTCCGCAACCTCTTCGACAACACGAGCCTGCTCGGCCTCTACCTCAACCAGACCCGCCGACTCAATTGGGGCGTGGGGGCCTTCCGCTTCAAGGGCAGCCAGTACGTGGGTGATTTCAGCGCCGCCTACACCGAGAATGCGGCGGGCGCCTTCGGCCTGCTGCGCTACCCGCTCTCGCGCTATGCCCGGATCGAGGCGCAGGGGGTCCTGCAGCACTCCAACCGGGTGGACTTCACCCTGCCGGTGGACCAGCCGCGCCGCAAGGGCTGGATCGCGTCGCAGTACCTCACGTTCGTCCACAGTAACGCGCTGTGGACCTCGACCGGCCCGATCGACGGGCATCTGGTGGCCCTGACGGGAGGCGTGGCCAGCGACTTCAGCAATGCGCGCTTCGACGGGTACACCACGGTGCTCGACGCCCGCCAGTACCTCCGGCTGGGGCGGCGGGCGGCCTTGGCGGTGCGGGGCTTCGGCTTCTACAGCGGCGGGGATCGGCCGGAGCGGGTCAACATTGGCGGCACGCTCGGGCTGCGCGGCTACCCGAACTACGGCTACATTATCGGGGCCAAGGCGTGGATGGTGAACAGCGAGCTCCGGTTTCCGCTCCTCGACTTCTTCACCCTCGGCACGCCGGCCGGCCCGGCCCGGTTCCCCGAGATCCAGGGGGCGTTCTTCGGCGATGTGGGCCGCACCTGGTTCTTCCGCGAAGAGCATCGGGCGGTGCTCGGCAGCTACGGCGTGAGCTTCCGGTGGCCGATCATCCCCGGGCTGGTGCTGCGGCTGGACTGGGGGCGGCGCTGGAGTGACCGCGGTTTCCAGGGCTACGGCCTGGGGCCGGAACAGAAGCGGCGCAGCTTCGTGCAGTTCTTCTTCGGGTATAACTACTGA
- a CDS encoding peptidylprolyl isomerase, protein MSRPTWLALAVAGLALAPPALRAQDAGTVETLARVMAAEDARRFEDRLLLRALSDPDNSVRAIAAVSAGRIGDPRAIALLAPALSDPDSLVQVAAAFALGLLRDTTAGPALVRRAQDGTHVSTPLALEMITAAARIGGRDGAGLVRGVLERTLWGDRSDADPLAWRAALESWRLGAAAPVDALMPMLQDPKEDARYGAAYSLGRLRVPAAAPRLIERLGDRASAQVRANAARALTRAYVDSARMAREPVIDLLVRTTRDEDPGVRIQALRSLGTFQAHAATEKVLPALNDPVANVQIQAAETFGLLGGTAAIAELARHAGATRGTWALRRESLLSLARLDSTRFDSLAARWAASADWRDRAAAARGAARINPARLAPFLDDRDPRVAVAALGAWIETVDAAEAALLAACRRMLRSRDAALRSLAADGLARAADPGDRAALVVAYRAAARDSFPDAAIAALGALRATLDRMPEGADLAERALIPELGGAPDYQVRRWAEEHWPAAAESFGPAFPFETGRTLQDYREAARLFLVGQGPERYPTVRVELEQGGILELELFGPEAPLTVLQFLQLVDRRYFDGQRFHRVVPGFVVQAGDPRGDGWGGPGTTIRDEINRRRYVGYMVGMALSGPDTGGSQWFITLGPQPHLDGTYTIFGRVRDGMPALLRLTEGDQIRSIRR, encoded by the coding sequence ATGAGCCGTCCGACCTGGCTGGCCCTGGCCGTCGCTGGCCTTGCGCTGGCGCCACCGGCCCTGCGGGCCCAGGACGCCGGCACGGTCGAGACCCTGGCCAGGGTGATGGCGGCTGAGGATGCCCGGCGGTTCGAGGACCGGCTCCTGCTCCGGGCGCTGTCCGACCCCGACAACTCCGTGCGCGCCATCGCCGCGGTCTCGGCGGGCCGGATCGGCGATCCCCGGGCCATCGCGCTGCTCGCGCCAGCGCTGTCCGATCCCGACAGCCTGGTGCAGGTCGCGGCGGCATTTGCCCTGGGGCTGCTCCGCGACACCACTGCGGGCCCGGCCCTGGTGCGGCGCGCGCAGGACGGCACCCATGTCTCCACGCCACTGGCCCTCGAGATGATCACCGCCGCGGCCAGGATCGGTGGACGCGACGGGGCGGGGCTCGTCCGTGGGGTGCTCGAGCGCACCCTGTGGGGCGACCGCTCCGACGCCGACCCGCTGGCCTGGCGCGCCGCGCTGGAGAGCTGGCGCCTCGGCGCCGCGGCGCCGGTGGATGCCCTGATGCCGATGCTGCAGGATCCCAAGGAGGACGCCCGGTACGGGGCCGCCTATTCGCTGGGCCGGCTCCGCGTGCCGGCGGCCGCGCCCCGCCTCATCGAGCGCCTCGGTGACCGCGCCTCCGCGCAGGTGCGCGCCAACGCCGCCCGCGCCCTGACCCGGGCCTACGTGGACTCGGCCCGGATGGCGCGCGAGCCGGTGATCGACCTGCTGGTACGGACCACCCGTGACGAGGACCCTGGGGTCCGGATCCAGGCGTTGCGCTCCCTCGGCACCTTCCAGGCCCACGCGGCGACCGAGAAGGTGCTGCCGGCCCTCAACGACCCCGTGGCCAACGTGCAGATCCAGGCAGCCGAGACGTTCGGGCTCCTGGGCGGCACCGCCGCCATTGCGGAACTCGCGCGTCACGCCGGGGCCACGCGCGGGACCTGGGCGCTGCGACGGGAGAGCCTGCTGAGCCTGGCCCGGCTCGACTCGACCCGCTTCGATTCCCTGGCGGCGCGGTGGGCGGCGAGCGCCGACTGGCGGGACCGTGCCGCGGCCGCCCGAGGCGCGGCGAGGATCAACCCCGCCCGGCTCGCGCCCTTCCTCGACGACCGCGACCCCAGGGTGGCCGTCGCGGCCCTCGGCGCCTGGATCGAGACGGTCGATGCGGCGGAGGCCGCGCTGCTTGCGGCCTGCCGCCGGATGCTCCGCAGCCGTGATGCGGCCCTCCGGAGTCTCGCCGCCGATGGCCTGGCCCGCGCCGCCGATCCCGGCGACCGCGCCGCGCTGGTCGTGGCCTACCGCGCCGCCGCCCGGGACTCCTTCCCCGACGCCGCGATCGCGGCCCTTGGCGCGCTGCGCGCCACCCTGGACCGGATGCCGGAAGGCGCCGACCTCGCCGAGCGGGCCCTGATTCCCGAGCTGGGCGGTGCGCCCGACTACCAGGTGCGGCGCTGGGCCGAGGAGCACTGGCCCGCCGCGGCCGAGAGCTTCGGCCCGGCCTTCCCCTTCGAGACCGGGCGCACGCTGCAGGACTACCGCGAAGCGGCCCGCCTGTTCCTGGTGGGGCAGGGGCCGGAGCGTTACCCCACCGTCCGAGTGGAGCTGGAGCAGGGGGGCATCCTCGAGCTCGAGCTCTTCGGGCCGGAGGCACCGCTCACCGTACTGCAGTTCCTCCAGCTGGTGGACCGTCGCTACTTCGACGGCCAACGGTTCCACCGCGTGGTTCCCGGCTTCGTGGTCCAGGCGGGTGACCCGCGCGGCGACGGCTGGGGCGGGCCCGGCACCACCATCCGGGATGAGATCAATCGCCGCCGCTACGTGGGATACATGGTCGGGATGGCGCTCTCGGGCCCGGACACCGGGGGGAGCCAGTGGTTCATCACCCTCGGCCCGCAGCCCCACCTGGACGGGACCTACACGATCTTCGGCCGGGTGCGGGACGGCATGCCCGCACTCCTCCGCCTGACCGAAGGCGACCAGATCCGGAGCATCCGCCGGTGA
- a CDS encoding acyl-CoA thioesterase: MHQPTIESVTTVRVNYSETDQMGVVYHARYVVWLDIARTEHLRQAGYSYRELEEQGIRLVVTDLQVRYRNAARFDDVVRIRCRLRAVASRRVVFGYAVELAEGGTPLVDAETTLICLDARRRPARLPDPLLAALRRSLPPEPA; encoded by the coding sequence GTGCACCAGCCCACCATCGAATCCGTCACCACCGTCCGGGTCAACTACTCCGAGACCGACCAGATGGGCGTCGTCTATCACGCCCGCTATGTGGTCTGGCTCGACATCGCCCGGACCGAACACCTCCGGCAGGCCGGCTACAGTTACCGCGAGCTCGAAGAACAGGGGATCCGCCTGGTCGTCACCGATCTGCAGGTTCGCTACCGCAACGCGGCCCGCTTCGACGACGTGGTCCGGATCCGCTGCCGGCTGCGTGCCGTCGCGTCCCGGCGCGTGGTGTTCGGCTATGCCGTCGAGCTGGCGGAGGGCGGGACGCCGCTCGTGGACGCCGAGACCACGCTGATCTGCCTCGATGCGCGGCGTCGCCCGGCGCGCCTTCCGGACCCGCTGCTCGCGGCGCTGCGGCGGTCCCTGCCCCCGGAGCCCGCATGA
- a CDS encoding metallophosphoesterase: MFSHRLVLVGDAHIGRESPDTTTALVAFLDAVPSLGDGLLVTGDLFEFWFAYDRVVPRHGITALAALAQLARRMPVLMLGGNHDRYAGTFWERELGIRFAPRETRFTLDGRPALAVHGDGITDTHWSARVLHRVLRHDMTVALYRTIHPDLGMWLVDRLSGYLGDRERTETEIQGGVARQAAWAVGQLEADPELGLVVMGHTHRPASQTTPRGGLYVNPGAWFDGYRYAVVADGTATLHQFRPA; encoded by the coding sequence GTGTTCTCCCACCGCCTCGTCCTCGTCGGGGACGCGCACATCGGGCGCGAATCCCCCGACACCACCACCGCCCTCGTGGCCTTCCTCGACGCCGTGCCATCGCTGGGCGATGGCCTGCTCGTCACGGGCGACCTCTTCGAGTTCTGGTTCGCCTACGACCGCGTCGTGCCCCGCCACGGGATCACCGCGCTCGCCGCCCTGGCCCAGCTGGCCCGCCGCATGCCGGTCCTCATGCTGGGCGGCAACCACGACCGCTACGCCGGCACCTTCTGGGAACGCGAACTCGGCATCCGCTTCGCGCCGCGCGAGACGCGATTCACGCTCGATGGCCGGCCGGCCCTCGCGGTCCACGGGGATGGCATCACGGACACGCACTGGTCGGCCCGGGTGCTGCACCGCGTGCTGCGGCACGACATGACCGTGGCCCTCTATCGGACAATCCACCCCGACCTCGGGATGTGGCTGGTCGATCGCCTGAGCGGTTACCTGGGCGACCGGGAGCGCACCGAGACCGAGATCCAGGGGGGCGTGGCGCGCCAGGCGGCGTGGGCCGTGGGGCAGCTTGAGGCGGATCCGGAGCTCGGTCTCGTAGTGATGGGCCACACCCATCGGCCCGCCAGCCAAACCACGCCCCGGGGCGGGCTCTACGTGAATCCCGGCGCCTGGTTTGACGGCTATCGGTACGCCGTGGTGGCCGACGGAACCGCCACCCTGCACCAGTTCAGGCCCGCATGA
- a CDS encoding glutamate racemase, with protein sequence MWTGSPPRCGRSCDDPRARVRRGHPDAAGLSGRPPRGTGGQRTAGARACRRGKRARGRGHAAGGHPLCPCPGLPDGRALALDPAAGVGAGQAQPEADRRALRGLGGRHARHGDQEQPRTRVPAAHQLRQREGQGKGAAGLAGAARLQPPVLRHRSLRRRAPLGLPARPGRPRRAAPRRRHGDRGLHPRPLPVSGGAPIGIFDSGIGGLTVARAIYERLPGESTIYFGDTARVPYGPKSPETVRRYSLEILHWLVGQGVKLVVIACNTSTAHALAALREQSPVPVIGVIEPGARAAVGATGGGPIGVIGTAGTIASNAYARAIHALRPELRVEQAACPLFVPLVEEGWFEHPAAELIAREYLRPLADAHVDVLVLGCTHYPLLKPLLGRVMGPGVRLIDSAEETARSVAETLASRGLVAPTGAPVYHRFAVSDDEPRFRQVGSRFIGARLASAEVVPLG encoded by the coding sequence ATGTGGACCGGTTCGCCGCCGCGGTGCGGGAGATCGTGCGATGACCCGCGCGCCCGGGTTCGCCGCGGTCATCCTGACGCTGCTGGCCTGTCAGGCCGCCCACCTCGCGGCACAGGCGGACAGCGTACCGCCGGCGCCCGCGCCTGCCGCCGCGGAAAGCGTGCTCGTGGCCGCGGTCACGCCGCGGGGGGACACCCTCTATGCCCGTGCCCCGGTCTCCCCGATGGGCGCGCTCTGGCGCTCGATCCTGCTGCCGGGGTGGGGGCAGGCCAAGCTCAACCGGAAGCTGACCGGCGCGCTCTTCGTGGCCTGGGAGGGCGTCACGCTCGGCATGGCGATCAAGAGCAACCACGAACTCGGGTACCTGCGGCGCACCAACTCCGGCAGCGTGAAGGCCAAGGAAAAGGAGCGGCAGGACTGGCTGGTGCTGCTCGCCTTCAACCACCTGTTCTCCGCCATCGAAGCCTACGTCGGCGCGCACCTCTGGGACTTCCCGCCCGACCTGGACGTCCGCGCCGCGCCGCTCCCCGGCGGCGGCACGGGGATCGGGGTCTCCATCCCCGTCCACTTCCCGTGAGCGGCGGCGCCCCCATCGGGATCTTCGACTCGGGCATCGGCGGCCTCACGGTGGCGCGGGCCATCTACGAGCGCCTGCCCGGTGAGTCCACCATCTACTTCGGCGACACCGCGCGCGTCCCCTACGGCCCCAAGAGCCCGGAAACGGTCCGTCGCTACAGCCTGGAGATCCTGCACTGGCTGGTCGGGCAAGGGGTGAAGCTGGTGGTCATCGCCTGCAACACCAGCACGGCCCACGCCCTGGCGGCGCTGCGGGAGCAGTCACCGGTGCCGGTCATCGGCGTGATCGAGCCGGGGGCGCGCGCCGCGGTGGGTGCCACGGGCGGTGGGCCGATCGGGGTGATCGGCACGGCGGGGACCATCGCCAGCAATGCCTACGCCCGGGCAATCCACGCCCTGCGGCCCGAGCTCCGGGTGGAGCAGGCGGCCTGCCCGCTGTTCGTACCGCTGGTGGAGGAGGGGTGGTTCGAGCATCCCGCGGCCGAGCTGATTGCGCGGGAGTACCTCCGGCCGCTGGCCGACGCCCACGTGGACGTGCTGGTGCTGGGTTGCACCCACTATCCGCTGCTCAAGCCGCTGCTGGGCCGGGTGATGGGGCCGGGGGTCCGGCTGATCGACAGCGCGGAGGAGACGGCGCGCTCGGTGGCCGAGACGCTCGCCAGCCGCGGTTTGGTGGCGCCGACTGGCGCCCCGGTCTATCACCGGTTCGCGGTGAGCGATGATGAACCCCGGTTCCGTCAGGTGGGCAGCCGCTTCATCGGTGCGCGGCTGGCCTCCGCCGAAGTCGTCCCGCTCGGCTGA
- a CDS encoding threonine aldolase, translating into MNPRAFASDNNAGVHPEVLAALTAANGGHVRSYGHDALTERARELFRTHFGPRADAWLVFNGTAANVLGLGAVMRPHHAVICSDGAHIQVDECGAPERFTGSKLLPVRCPDGKLRPTDLPPLLHGLGDEHRVQPRVLSLTQATELGTVYSVAELRALVAAAHGHGLLVHVDGARLANAAVALGLSLGACTTELGVDLLSFGGAKNGLLGAEAVVFLQGAGGGEMAYLRKQGMQLASKMRFLAAQFVALLEGDLWHRNAAHANAMARRLAERVRDVPGVSITQPVEANGVFARVPPVHIPALQERAYFYVWNPEQAEVRWMTAWDTTEADVDRFAAAVREIVR; encoded by the coding sequence ATGAACCCCCGCGCCTTTGCCAGTGACAACAACGCCGGGGTGCACCCGGAGGTGCTGGCCGCCCTCACCGCCGCGAATGGTGGCCACGTCCGCAGCTACGGCCACGACGCGCTGACCGAGCGCGCCCGCGAGTTGTTCCGCACCCACTTCGGCCCCCGCGCGGACGCCTGGCTCGTCTTCAACGGCACCGCGGCCAACGTGCTGGGGCTCGGGGCGGTGATGCGGCCGCATCACGCGGTGATCTGCTCCGACGGGGCCCACATCCAGGTGGATGAATGCGGGGCGCCGGAACGGTTCACCGGCAGCAAGCTGCTCCCGGTGCGCTGCCCCGACGGCAAGCTGCGGCCGACCGACCTCCCTCCACTGCTGCACGGCCTCGGCGATGAGCACCGCGTGCAGCCGCGGGTGCTCTCCCTGACCCAGGCCACCGAACTGGGCACGGTGTACTCCGTGGCCGAGTTGCGGGCCCTGGTGGCTGCGGCGCACGGGCATGGCCTGCTGGTCCACGTCGATGGGGCGCGGCTCGCCAATGCGGCGGTGGCGCTCGGGCTGTCGCTCGGGGCCTGCACCACCGAGCTCGGGGTGGATCTCCTGTCGTTCGGCGGCGCCAAGAACGGCCTGCTCGGTGCCGAGGCCGTGGTGTTCCTGCAGGGGGCCGGGGGCGGGGAGATGGCCTACCTGCGCAAGCAGGGGATGCAGCTGGCCAGCAAGATGCGCTTCCTGGCCGCGCAGTTCGTCGCGCTGCTGGAGGGCGATCTCTGGCATCGCAACGCCGCGCACGCCAACGCCATGGCCCGGCGCCTGGCCGAGCGGGTGCGCGACGTGCCCGGCGTCAGCATCACCCAGCCGGTCGAGGCCAACGGGGTGTTCGCGCGGGTGCCGCCCGTTCATATTCCGGCCCTGCAGGAGCGTGCCTATTTCTACGTCTGGAACCCTGAGCAGGCCGAGGTCCGCTGGATGACCGCCTGGGACACCACCGAAGCCGATGTGGACCGGTTCGCCGCCGCGGTGCGGGAGATCGTGCGATGA